The following nucleotide sequence is from Peribacillus sp. ACCC06369.
TGAAAAGGGTTTCGAGCTGAGGCAGCCGTAAGTTTCTCTGCCTGTGTATTCGCCCACTTTTTAGAACGACTTGGACAAAGTTCATTAATCCTATTTGCTACAGTTTCTTCACCGACTGCTAATATGTCTTCAGAAGTAGGGAATTCTAATAGAGTAAGCAAAGAAACAACCGAATACAAATCTCCAAAAACCCCTCTATATTCAGGAAATACTTGATCAAGAACAGCCTGGAACTGTAGTTTTGTTTGTACATAGATACCTGTTATATTTTCGTGTTGTCTTGAAAGATTACGAAGATTTAAGAGTTGTATCCCTCGTTTTTTATAAGGCTCTAAATCCTCTTTATAGTACAGCTCGCAGAGGTGACGTGCATCGATTATATCTGTCTTTACTTTGCGTAAACTTGAGCTCTTCGCACGATAAGAAATGAGTGGGTTAACGACAATTAATAAGTAGCCTCTCTCCTCAAAATACTGTACAACTGGCGTATGATAATGCCCCGTGGATTCCAATACAATCGGAGGTTTGATTCCTGTTTTATTTTCTATTTTTCTCAGAAACTGAAATAGCGTTTCTAATCCTTCAATGGTATGTGTAACTTTGAAACTGCCTTGATAAGGCTTCTTCTTTTCCAAGAATGCTTGAACCTGACTTTCACCTTTAGCTACATCCAGACCAACCACTGGATTCATTTTTTATCTCCTCCAAAAACATAATATTTGCCGGTAACCCCTAATCCTTCTTGCAGTATCATAGCTTCGCTTGTTATACGAGATCTTGGTCCCAACCAGCCAAATCATGTTTAAGCAAGTAGGGGGCGAACTGTTTAGTTGACGGGATCTTAAGCCCCACGGGCAGGTACGTTCTACCCCGGCTACCGTTATATTAAAACTATATAAAAATTGGTCAACCAGAAATATCTGGCTGACCTAATAATACGAAGGGGCAGGTTAGTTTAACAATGGGATTTAGTCTTACATTATACAACGTAGTCAGGCCCCCCCATCAACCATTATGAAGGGGGGGCTAATTTAATTTATATTAACAAACTAGGTAGAGCTAATCTGCAAATTTACACTCCAACCAAGTACTGTTCCAACCGTAGGTTAAGAAAATAAGTGTTATTATATTGGCTACATATCGTTAAAAATCAGACTTTATTATTGTATCTAATGCTTTTTTTAGTACTACTTTATCATTATCCGACAAGTTTTGAAGAACCTTATTATTCAACTTAATTGTTGCAGCTTCAACTTCATCTCTGATTTCTTTAGATTTTTGAGTAGCCATCACTAAAACATTTCTACGATTTTTTGGATCTACCGAACGTTTTATTAATTCAGCTTTTTGCATTTTATCTAATATCCCCGAGACAGTAGGAGCTTCTAAATATACCATTTCTCCAATTTGTTTAGGAGATAATTGTCCTTCTCTCCACAAACAATTCAACACACCATATTGAGCTGGTGTTACTCCATATTCCTCTAAAAGCTTGCTGAAATATTTAAAAACTTTATTCTGACTAGCACTTAGTAAAAAGTTCATGCAATCTTTTAATTCCATAGTATCTCCTCCATATTGACATTACCTATAATATCATGTTAGTTTTTGTAATGAAACATTTTTGGTACAAAAATGTTTTGTATCAAAAGGGAGGTAGATATCTATGAATACATTCAAGGCAATAATTGTAAAAGAAAAACATGATCAAGTAATTTATGGTTTGGAAGATGTTAATCTTGACAGTCTTTCGGACGGCGAGGTTTTAATTAAGGTGTCATATTCTTCAATAAACTATAAGGATATGTTAGCTGTTCAAAAAAATGGAGGAGTTATTCGGAATTACCCAATGATCCCCGGAATTGATTTAAGTGGAACCATTGTTCATACAACAGATAATCGTTACACAGAGGGACAGGAAGTTGTTGTTACAGGTTTTGCTATGGGGATGAGCCATACAGGAGGATTTGCAGAATATGCTAGAGTCCCTGGAGATTGGATTGTTCCTATGCCAGTCAACTTATCCTTAAAAGATGCTATGGTTTTTGGAACAGCAGGGTTTACGGCTGCCCTTTCTATCATAGCTTTAGAGGAGAAAGGTATGGATATAATTAAAAACCCTAGGATTCTAGTCACTGGTTCAACTGGTGGAGTAGGTAGTATTGCTTTACAAATTTTATCTAAAATTGGTTACAAAAATATTGCTGCTTTAGTTCGAAAAGAACACCAAATAGAGGTAGCTATATCTTTAGGAGCTACCGATGTCATTTTTGTAAATGAATTAGGAGTGCAAAATAAACCATTAAATAAGCAAAAGTTTGACTTTGTCCTAGATACTGTTGGTGGGGAAATTGCTTCTGTATTAATTCCTCAAATTTCTTATGGTGGAAGTATGAGTATGTGTGGGAATGCAGGTGGTATAAAACTAACATCAACAGTATTGCCGTTTATACTTAGAGGAATTAACCTTTTGGGAATTGATTCTGTAAATGTACCAATCAAAGATCGTTGTTATATTTGGGAGAAAATAGCAAATGAATGGAATATTTCTCAAACTACTCTAATAAGTGAAATTTCACTTGAAGAATTACCTCAAACGATTGAAGCGATTAAAAATGGTCACCATTTGGGAAGAACAATTATTAAATATTAAAAAACATTAAACCTTTTTCAAGAAGTAAACAATGCTTATCTTACTATAATCGATAGATATACCAAATTTTTAATAGAACTGCATGTATCTGCAGTTATTTACCACCCTATACCATCACTGGTATAGGGTGGAAAAAGGGGAGTTTGTGAAGGATTACACTTAGGAAGAATTGCTGACTTTACAAAAGGTAAATTAGTAAGGATAAATAGTGATGAATCGAAAAGAAGGTGCTTTTGAGTGAAACTATTATTTGGAATTTAATGCATAAGATTGGAACCAATGCCCATTTCAAACGTAAGTAATGTAAAAGACTTAAATATTACGTGGAGGGAAGTTTTATGCAAGTTCCAAAGACTTTCTCCAGTATAATACAGCAAGAGATGAAGTAGCACTCATTACGAAAAAGGTGTTCAGCATTTTACCAAAGTTTTTGGTTGAGGTGAATGGTCGAGAGGTATTAACAATAAAGAAGGAATTTCCTTCTTAAAAGCACGATATACAATTGATGCGGCAGGCATTGAGGTACATGGTAATTGGTTGGATATGGATTTTTAAGTTTTACAGCATGGTAAAATCGTAGGTGAAGTGGGCAAGGAGTGGTTCACTTGGGGCGATAGCTACAGGTTCAAATAATAGATGAAGAGATGGGAACCCATTATTATTTCACTCGTTGTTGCATTTGATTGTGTGAAGGCTGATCAAGCAGCTGCTTCATCAGCAGCGTCGATTTAAAGTAGAAGTGTAAAATAAAAAGGCTGACAGTTTTTAAAAAATCACTGCTTGAATAGGTGCGGTGAATCGTATCATAAGTATATGAGGTTTTTATTCTATACAAAGAAATAAATGACACCTAGACTGCACTATGTCTAGGTGTCATTTATTTTGTCATGAGATGTATCCGAGGTCTAAAGAAACGGTGTTAGGAAATTTTGTCCTTGTAAAGAGCTTCACTCAAGTTAGTTTCATTGTTTTGGTCACTTGATTCGGATTTGTAAAAATCTTGTTTATCCAAGAATACGGTGGCCAAGGTACCCCCAACCAGACCCCAGAATGGTGCTCCAATATGGAGAATAGAGATCCCAGAGATTGTGATCATAAAAGAAAAGAGGGCGCCTGATTTGAATGGACCAGAGAAACTCATTTTCAAAGAGTCAACCAGTACACTAATCATGGCGACGCCACCTAGTAATTGAATTAATGAGGCAGGAATGACATATGGAATTTGCGAAGCTATTGGAGAGAATAGAGCTAATAGACAGGATAATACTCCTAATACAATAGCAGCGACATACCTATGTTCAAGTTTGCCTGATTCTTTATTAACAAGTAAGCCCGTCATGGGACCTGCAATACAGGCTGGGTGGCCCCCAAAAAAAGCATTTATAATGGTACCGATTCCGCTCCAATTGGTCATGGCATTGATCGGTGGACGATAGCCATGGGTCTCTAACATAGCAATCCCTTGGGCATTTTGAATGGCAATAACCGTTAAGAGTAATGGAATGACAAGTTCCCCTACAACGGAAAAACTAAATGATGGAATGATAAAATGGGGAATGCCCATTGTTATATGGATAGGCTGTACAGAAACGTTCGGCAAAAATTTAAGACAAAGAATTGCTGCAATGATCGCCCCTAATATAGGCGGAAACTTTTTTGAAAATCGTAAGAAAAAAGAAAGAGCTAGAAAGACAAGTAAAGGGATTCCGTTGAGTAAAGGATTTTTTACAACCGAGCCGATCATTTCAGTTCCGAAAGGGAGTAAGACGCCTGACACCATCCCCATCATAACTGGCATAGGCAAAACCTTCATCAATTTTGTAACAAGGCCAGATAATCCTAAAAGAAAAATAAGGATCCCGGTTATAATATAGGCACCAACCACTTGGTTGAAAGAATAATGGGTTAAGCTTGAGCCGACAAGAATGGCTCCAGGTATTGAAAAGGCATAGCCTATGGGTTGCCCATAATATAAGGAGACGATGAGCGTTAGGAGTCCCCCCATTCCATAAATGGCGAAAATCCATGAGCTGGTTATGCTACCAGACAAATGACCTTTTTCAGCAGCTTGTAAAACAATTAATAATGGTCCTGCTGAACCAAAAAGCCAGGCCACAAATCCATTCGATATATTCCCAACCGATAAAAGCTTTGGAAATTGTATGGTATTTTTTTTGAACAACAAAGTCACTCCCCTTCAACTTATGAATAACACTACATCTTAGTGTATACTTAATTTATCAATACTTAAAATATCTGTTTTATCTTTTTACTATATCTTTTAGGTATGATGGAGGTTTCATCTTGGATATTCGACAGTTAAAATACTTTGTCACTATAGCAGAAGAAGGTAAGATTACGACAGCTGCAAAGAAATTAAATATTGCTCAACCCCCATTGAGCAGACAACTCAAACAAATGGAAGAAGAGCTAGGCGTCATTTTATTTGATCGAGATAATAAAAGTCTTAATTTAACCTTGGAGGGGGAAAGATTACTTCTTCGAGCAAAAGAACTTTTAAATAAACTTGATGAAACAATGGTAGAAGTTCAAGAATTGAGGAAAGACGCCAGTGGGATTTTATCTGTTGGATCCAATCTTTATTGTGCATCTTTAATTCTTTCCAAGGTGGTAGATATTCGTGAGAAAAATCCTGGTCTTACTTTCAAAGTATGGGAAGGTGAAACGATTCATCTCATAAAAATGTTATCTAAACGTCAGATTGAGATTGCGATAACAAATAGTCCAATAACAGAAAAAAGTATCTCTCAAATGACATTGGAAAGTGACCCATATGTGCTTGTTTTGCCTGAAAAATGGACGTGGAGTGGATCAGAACAATGCAGGTTAGAGGAAATCATCGATTTGCCATTGATTCTTCTGCGACCAAACTATGGTTTAGGTGCGTATGGACAAATTGTCAATGAATTTCAACGGTTAGATTTAGAACCAAACATACTGTGCGAATGTCAGGATTTAATTATGTTACTTGGTCTCGTTTCATCGGGGTTTGGTGCAACGATCTTACCGCTCTCGTTATTATCCCTCCATTCATTGGGAGGATTGAGAGTCATTCAGCTAAAGGATCAGACCTTAATATCTGAACCCAAAGTAATTTGGAGGAAGAATAGTTATTTATCAAAAGCAGCAAAAGAATTTTTAAAACTTTTTTAGACACCAAAATTATTTACTCAAAAGTAAAAGACTTCAACGTTGAAAAATGGCAAATAAAATGACACAGGTATTAGTCTTGACTGTGGTAAAGTAGATCTTTAAATGAAAAATAAAATATATCATGGTTTTATAACCTCATTTAGATTCGTTACGGGGAACCGTATCATAAGAAAATGAGGTTCTTAAATAATCTATATTAAATGAGTATCCGCCCACTTTATAGGCTTCTAAAAATTCTTACTTATGCTCAGGATGAAAAAGTTACACTAAACTTAAAAATACTCCCCTTTAAAGGAGACAGATATATTTTCTAACCAGGCTGCTGGACGGGAGCAAATCATAATAGTTTTTATGTTAGTTCTAAAATTGACTGCAAACGTAAATTCAAATGCTCTCATTCCCCGTCTTTGGAGAGCCAGTGGAAGTTTGAATCACTTTATCGAAACTCCCATGTTTCTCCTGGACTAATAAACCCACAGCATCCATCACGATAGAAAAATTTATCAAGAAACAGGCACTACAAAAAAATTTCATCATATATAGGTGATATCCGTTCGGATTTGATGAGGAGGATATCATGCAACCTATGTTACCTATGGAAAAATATTTTGGGCAGTTTGAACTGGTGCATGCTTTTTATGGGGCTATGCCTACAGGTGTCAGCGTTTCCGAAACCGGTCGTATTTTTGTATGCTTTCCGAAATGGGGAGACGATGTTCAATTTACTGTGGCGGAAATTGTTAAGGGTGCATTACAGCCTTATCCCAGTGTAGAAACCAATTTAGTTAATACTGGAAATATTACGATGTCTTTCGTCAGTGTCCAAAGTATCGTTGCTGATGGAAGAGGAACACTTTGGGTACTAGATACAGGGGCACCAAATTTTTCTGAACCTATTCAAGGGGGAGCAAAATTAGTTGCTGTTGATTTAAGCACGAATACAATAAGGAGAGTATATACCTTTACAGAAGATGTTGTCTTGCCAACAACTTATCTGAATGATGTCCGTTTGGATTTTCGGGTTGGAAGAGCAGGCTATGCATATATAACAGATTCTTCTTCCAGTGGGCCAGGGGCTATTATCGTCGTAGATTTAGAAAATGGGAACGCGTTTAGACGGTTAAATGGGGCAATATCAACTTCACCTGATCCCTATTTTTTACCGAAAGTAGAAGGTGGAATTTTGATGAATCGAAACCCGGACGGCGCAACTTTCCCATTTAGATTGGCTTCCGATAGTTTAGCGATTTCTCCTGATGGAAAGGTTTTATTTTATGCTCCGCTAACCAGCCGTCAGCTGTTCTCGATCTCAACAGAAGCCCTAAGAGACAGAAGAATACAGGACCTGAATTTATCCCAATATGTGCAGTATTGGGGGGAAAAAGGTGCGTCTGATGGAATGATCACCGGCGCAAAAGGAACCGTTTATGCGGGAGACTATGAAAACAATAGTATCCGGAAGAT
It contains:
- a CDS encoding MarR family transcriptional regulator, whose translation is MELKDCMNFLLSASQNKVFKYFSKLLEEYGVTPAQYGVLNCLWREGQLSPKQIGEMVYLEAPTVSGILDKMQKAELIKRSVDPKNRRNVLVMATQKSKEIRDEVEAATIKLNNKVLQNLSDNDKVVLKKALDTIIKSDF
- a CDS encoding L-dopachrome tautomerase-related protein; this encodes MQPMLPMEKYFGQFELVHAFYGAMPTGVSVSETGRIFVCFPKWGDDVQFTVAEIVKGALQPYPSVETNLVNTGNITMSFVSVQSIVADGRGTLWVLDTGAPNFSEPIQGGAKLVAVDLSTNTIRRVYTFTEDVVLPTTYLNDVRLDFRVGRAGYAYITDSSSSGPGAIIVVDLENGNAFRRLNGAISTSPDPYFLPKVEGGILMNRNPDGATFPFRLASDSLAISPDGKVLFYAPLTSRQLFSISTEALRDRRIQDLNLSQYVQYWGEKGASDGMITGAKGTVYAGDYENNSIRKILPNGAMETIAHDPRILWPDTFSIGPDQYLYVIVNQLHRQARFHYGRDLREKPYSLLRMRIDEFPAPTFS
- a CDS encoding benzoate/H(+) symporter BenE family transporter, which codes for MFKKNTIQFPKLLSVGNISNGFVAWLFGSAGPLLIVLQAAEKGHLSGSITSSWIFAIYGMGGLLTLIVSLYYGQPIGYAFSIPGAILVGSSLTHYSFNQVVGAYIITGILIFLLGLSGLVTKLMKVLPMPVMMGMVSGVLLPFGTEMIGSVVKNPLLNGIPLLVFLALSFFLRFSKKFPPILGAIIAAILCLKFLPNVSVQPIHITMGIPHFIIPSFSFSVVGELVIPLLLTVIAIQNAQGIAMLETHGYRPPINAMTNWSGIGTIINAFFGGHPACIAGPMTGLLVNKESGKLEHRYVAAIVLGVLSCLLALFSPIASQIPYVIPASLIQLLGGVAMISVLVDSLKMSFSGPFKSGALFSFMITISGISILHIGAPFWGLVGGTLATVFLDKQDFYKSESSDQNNETNLSEALYKDKIS
- a CDS encoding YhdH/YhfP family quinone oxidoreductase; translation: MNTFKAIIVKEKHDQVIYGLEDVNLDSLSDGEVLIKVSYSSINYKDMLAVQKNGGVIRNYPMIPGIDLSGTIVHTTDNRYTEGQEVVVTGFAMGMSHTGGFAEYARVPGDWIVPMPVNLSLKDAMVFGTAGFTAALSIIALEEKGMDIIKNPRILVTGSTGGVGSIALQILSKIGYKNIAALVRKEHQIEVAISLGATDVIFVNELGVQNKPLNKQKFDFVLDTVGGEIASVLIPQISYGGSMSMCGNAGGIKLTSTVLPFILRGINLLGIDSVNVPIKDRCYIWEKIANEWNISQTTLISEISLEELPQTIEAIKNGHHLGRTIIKY
- a CDS encoding IS110 family transposase yields the protein MNPVVGLDVAKGESQVQAFLEKKKPYQGSFKVTHTIEGLETLFQFLRKIENKTGIKPPIVLESTGHYHTPVVQYFEERGYLLIVVNPLISYRAKSSSLRKVKTDIIDARHLCELYYKEDLEPYKKRGIQLLNLRNLSRQHENITGIYVQTKLQFQAVLDQVFPEYRGVFGDLYSVVSLLTLLEFPTSEDILAVGEETVANRINELCPSRSKKWANTQAEKLTAASARNPFQRTLYQSHILSLEMYIKMLLEYQKHLSKFEDEIDALAKEIEEYKIIQSIPGIGEKIAATIISEIGEIERFNHPKKLVAFAGIDPSIFESGKFKGTVNRITKRGSGRLRHALYMAVKCAIRDCRKKKTTDEIIPRNKRLREFYDKKREEGKPFKVAVIACANKLLHWIYALLKSNSPFQDRLV
- a CDS encoding LysR family transcriptional regulator; the encoded protein is MDIRQLKYFVTIAEEGKITTAAKKLNIAQPPLSRQLKQMEEELGVILFDRDNKSLNLTLEGERLLLRAKELLNKLDETMVEVQELRKDASGILSVGSNLYCASLILSKVVDIREKNPGLTFKVWEGETIHLIKMLSKRQIEIAITNSPITEKSISQMTLESDPYVLVLPEKWTWSGSEQCRLEEIIDLPLILLRPNYGLGAYGQIVNEFQRLDLEPNILCECQDLIMLLGLVSSGFGATILPLSLLSLHSLGGLRVIQLKDQTLISEPKVIWRKNSYLSKAAKEFLKLF